In Pseudomonas poae, a single genomic region encodes these proteins:
- a CDS encoding arsenic resistance protein produces the protein MTRDTLEHNQIPLYFVVVLLAIIFGLLAPSLAHGLNVLVTPAIAVLMYAMFLQIPFLELRQGLGNKRFLSALLLANFILVPLLVWALTRGLVERPALLVGALLVLLTPCIDYVVVFTHIGKGDSRLMLAATPVLLLLQLALLPVYLGLMLGAQSDVVVVAGPFVEALLLLIVVPMVLAVLTTSLAKKSAIVGAWNNAWAWLPVPAMALVLLVVIGSQITSVVRDISLLVPVIPVYVGFLVLAPLMGMLASRVFALPAATARAVTFSASTRNSLVVLPLALALPEEVRGLAATAVILQTLVELIGELLYIRLIPALVWPAGR, from the coding sequence ATGACTCGCGACACCCTCGAACACAACCAGATCCCCCTCTACTTCGTCGTCGTCCTGTTGGCGATCATCTTCGGCCTGCTCGCACCCTCATTGGCCCACGGCCTCAACGTACTGGTCACCCCCGCCATCGCAGTGCTGATGTACGCGATGTTCCTGCAAATCCCCTTTCTGGAGCTACGCCAAGGCTTGGGCAACAAGCGTTTCCTGTCGGCGTTGCTACTGGCCAACTTCATCCTGGTGCCGTTGCTGGTGTGGGCGTTGACCCGTGGCCTGGTGGAGCGCCCGGCGTTGCTAGTCGGGGCGTTGCTGGTGCTGCTGACGCCGTGTATCGATTACGTGGTGGTGTTTACCCATATCGGTAAGGGCGATTCGCGCTTGATGCTGGCAGCGACGCCGGTGTTGCTGTTGTTGCAGTTGGCGCTTTTGCCGGTGTACCTGGGGTTGATGCTGGGGGCGCAATCGGACGTTGTGGTGGTGGCGGGGCCGTTTGTAGAAGCGCTCCTGTTGTTGATTGTGGTGCCGATGGTTCTGGCGGTGCTGACCACATCGCTGGCGAAAAAATCGGCGATTGTTGGCGCATGGAACAACGCCTGGGCCTGGTTGCCGGTACCGGCCATGGCGCTGGTGCTTCTCGTGGTGATCGGCTCGCAGATTACTTCAGTGGTGCGTGATATCAGTTTGCTGGTGCCGGTGATCCCGGTTTATGTGGGCTTTCTGGTGTTGGCACCGTTGATGGGAATGTTGGCTTCGCGCGTGTTTGCGTTGCCAGCGGCGACCGCGCGGGCAGTGACGTTCAGCGCGTCGACCCGCAATTCGCTGGTGGTGCTGCCCTTGGCGTTGGCGTTGCCGGAAGAGGTGCGCGGCTTGGCTGCCACGGCGGTGATCCTGCAGACCCTTGTAGAACTGATTGGCGAGCTACTCTACATCCGTCTAATCCCGGCACTGGTGTGGCCCGCAGGTCGGTAA
- a CDS encoding antitoxin: MSIPLSPIVSAFEIEEQAASYDRWVRAKVQASIDDPRPNIPHEQVMAEMRALIESRRKTTDAS, encoded by the coding sequence ATGAGTATCCCACTCTCGCCCATCGTTTCAGCGTTTGAAATAGAAGAGCAGGCCGCCAGCTATGATCGCTGGGTTCGTGCCAAGGTGCAGGCGTCTATTGATGATCCGCGTCCGAATATCCCGCATGAGCAGGTTATGGCCGAGATGCGTGCTCTGATTGAGTCAAGGCGAAAAACGACCGATGCGAGTTGA
- a CDS encoding alpha/beta fold hydrolase has translation MNLNDAPTRMPASTPTLIQSEPFEEPASDGHPIGGFTWRHVRTDVERPVVIINAATSLRCRYYSRFSDYLFANGLDVITYDYRGIGESRHGSLRGFKASWSDWGVLDFEAIVQRAQREFPGQPIDVVGHSFGGCAAGLGASGAVIRRIVTVGAQFAYWRDYEAKSRWRMFAKWHVVMPLVTALCGYFPGKRLGWLEDTPAGVVRDWSTPTPRYETRPSGRSLGELPFSRVKAQLLAISITDDPFGTVAATERLLSYFDGSERTHLRIAPEDIDEIEVGHFAFFRSEYQDRLWLIALNWLKQGELAPNTPGRQLKN, from the coding sequence ATGAACTTGAACGACGCGCCCACCAGAATGCCTGCCTCCACACCCACGCTCATTCAAAGCGAACCCTTCGAGGAGCCTGCCAGCGACGGCCACCCCATCGGCGGCTTCACCTGGCGCCACGTGCGCACCGACGTTGAACGCCCGGTGGTGATCATCAACGCCGCTACCTCCCTACGCTGCCGCTATTACTCGCGCTTCTCCGATTACCTGTTCGCCAACGGCCTTGATGTGATCACCTACGATTACCGCGGCATCGGCGAATCCCGTCACGGCTCGCTACGGGGCTTCAAAGCCTCATGGTCGGATTGGGGCGTGCTGGATTTCGAGGCGATCGTGCAGCGGGCACAGCGGGAGTTTCCAGGGCAACCCATTGATGTGGTCGGCCATAGCTTCGGTGGCTGCGCGGCCGGGCTGGGTGCATCGGGCGCGGTGATTCGGCGGATCGTGACGGTGGGCGCGCAGTTTGCGTACTGGCGAGACTACGAGGCGAAGAGCCGCTGGCGCATGTTTGCAAAATGGCATGTGGTAATGCCGCTGGTAACCGCCCTGTGCGGCTACTTTCCCGGCAAGCGCCTGGGCTGGCTGGAAGACACGCCAGCAGGCGTGGTGCGGGACTGGAGCACGCCAACACCCCGCTATGAAACCCGGCCCAGCGGGCGGAGCTTGGGTGAACTGCCCTTCAGTCGAGTGAAGGCACAGTTGCTGGCTATCAGCATTACCGATGATCCCTTTGGGACCGTGGCAGCCACCGAGCGATTACTGAGTTACTTCGACGGTAGCGAACGCACCCATCTGAGGATCGCACCTGAGGACATCGATGAAATAGAAGTCGGACATTTCGCTTTTTTTCGTAGCGAGTATCAGGACCGGTTGTGGCTGATTGCGCTTAATTGGCTTAAACAAGGCGAATTGGCGCCCAATACACCAGGTCGACAGCTAAAGAACTAA
- the gabP gene encoding GABA permease, protein MSSTQSSNDLEQGLKPRHVTMLSIAGVIGAGLFVGSGHAIAAAGPAVLLAYAAAGTLVVLVMRMLAEMAVASPDTGSFSTYADRAIGHWAGFTIGWLYWWFWVLVIPLEANAAATILHAWFPDVAIWAFTLVITLLLTATNLFSVKNYGEFEFWFALIKVVAIVGFVILGLTAIFGFLPTSQVSGVSHLFDTQGFMPNGMGAVLAAILTTMFSFMGTEIVTIAAAESKNPGQQITKATNSVIWRIGLFYLLSIFIVVSLVPWNDPTLAAVGSYQTVLERMGIPNAKLIVDLVVLVAVTSCLNSALYTASRMLFSLGRRGDAPAVAKRTNKSGTPYWAVLLSTGAAFLAVFANYVAPAAVFEFLLASSGAIALLVYLVIAVSQLRMRQKRTAAGEKIVFKMWLFPGLTYAVMVFIVGTLTIMLFQEAHRVEIIATGILSLLVVVAGLMVSSRRKAQKVGAAVLN, encoded by the coding sequence ATGAGTAGTACGCAAAGCTCCAATGACCTCGAACAGGGGCTCAAACCGCGTCACGTCACCATGCTGTCGATTGCCGGCGTTATTGGTGCCGGTTTGTTTGTTGGCTCCGGCCACGCGATTGCTGCCGCCGGGCCGGCCGTACTGCTGGCGTATGCCGCTGCGGGCACGCTGGTGGTACTGGTGATGCGCATGCTGGCCGAGATGGCCGTGGCGTCGCCGGACACCGGTTCGTTTTCCACCTACGCCGACCGTGCGATTGGTCACTGGGCAGGTTTCACCATTGGTTGGTTGTACTGGTGGTTTTGGGTGCTGGTGATTCCATTGGAAGCCAACGCAGCCGCAACCATCCTGCATGCCTGGTTCCCTGATGTGGCCATCTGGGCGTTTACCTTGGTCATTACTCTGTTGCTGACGGCAACCAACCTGTTCAGCGTGAAGAACTACGGCGAGTTCGAGTTCTGGTTTGCACTGATCAAGGTAGTGGCGATCGTAGGTTTTGTGATCCTCGGGCTGACGGCGATTTTCGGCTTCCTGCCTACCAGCCAAGTCAGCGGCGTTTCTCACCTGTTCGACACCCAAGGCTTCATGCCCAACGGCATGGGCGCGGTCTTGGCAGCGATCCTGACCACCATGTTCTCTTTCATGGGCACCGAGATCGTCACCATCGCTGCCGCTGAGTCGAAAAACCCAGGCCAGCAAATCACCAAGGCCACCAACTCGGTGATCTGGCGGATTGGTTTGTTCTACCTGCTGTCGATCTTCATCGTGGTATCCCTGGTGCCGTGGAACGATCCGACCCTGGCGGCCGTAGGTTCCTACCAGACCGTGCTGGAGCGCATGGGCATCCCGAACGCCAAGCTGATCGTCGACCTGGTGGTATTGGTTGCCGTAACCAGCTGCCTGAACTCGGCGCTGTACACCGCGTCGCGCATGTTGTTCTCGCTGGGTCGTCGCGGTGACGCGCCGGCTGTGGCCAAGCGCACCAACAAGAGCGGTACGCCTTACTGGGCAGTGTTGCTGTCGACTGGCGCGGCGTTCCTGGCGGTGTTCGCCAACTACGTGGCACCTGCGGCGGTATTCGAATTCCTGTTGGCCAGCTCCGGCGCTATCGCGCTGCTGGTGTATCTGGTAATCGCGGTGTCGCAACTGCGCATGCGCCAGAAGCGCACGGCGGCGGGTGAGAAGATCGTGTTCAAGATGTGGCTGTTCCCGGGCCTGACGTACGCGGTGATGGTGTTTATCGTCGGTACGCTGACCATCATGCTGTTCCAGGAAGCGCACCGGGTCGAGATTATCGCGACCGGTATCCTGAGCTTGTTGGTGGTGGTGGCGGGCTTGATGGTATCGAGCCGCCGCAAAGCCCAGAAAGTAGGCGCAGCGGTACTTAACTGA
- a CDS encoding ABC transporter ATP-binding protein has protein sequence MAEATPALEIRNLHKRYGELEVLKGISLTARDGDVISILGSSGSGKSTFLRCINLLENPHQGQILVAGEELKLKAAKNGELMAADGKQINRLRSEIGFVFQNFNLWPHMSILDNIIEAPRRVLGQSKAEAIEVAEALLAKVGISDKRHAYPAQLSGGQQQRAAIARTLAMQPKVILFDEPTSALDPEMVQEVLNVIRALAEEGRTMLLVTHEMGFARQVSSEVVFLHQGLVEEQGSPQQVFENPLSARCKQFMSSNR, from the coding sequence ATGGCCGAGGCCACGCCCGCGCTTGAAATTCGCAACTTGCATAAACGCTATGGTGAGCTGGAGGTACTCAAAGGTATCTCGCTGACCGCTCGCGACGGCGATGTGATCTCGATCCTGGGTTCCTCCGGTTCCGGCAAGTCCACCTTCCTGCGCTGCATCAACCTGCTGGAAAACCCGCACCAGGGCCAGATCCTGGTGGCCGGCGAAGAACTCAAGCTCAAGGCCGCCAAGAACGGCGAGCTGATGGCCGCCGACGGCAAGCAGATCAATCGCCTGCGCAGCGAAATCGGTTTTGTGTTTCAAAACTTTAACCTGTGGCCGCACATGAGCATCCTCGACAACATCATCGAGGCCCCTCGTCGTGTGCTCGGCCAAAGCAAAGCCGAAGCCATAGAAGTGGCCGAAGCCCTGCTGGCCAAGGTCGGCATCAGTGACAAGCGCCACGCCTACCCCGCGCAATTGTCCGGCGGCCAGCAGCAACGTGCTGCCATCGCGCGCACCCTGGCGATGCAGCCCAAGGTCATCCTGTTCGATGAGCCCACTTCGGCCCTTGACCCGGAAATGGTTCAGGAAGTACTTAATGTGATCCGCGCGCTGGCCGAAGAAGGCCGCACCATGCTGCTGGTCACTCATGAAATGGGCTTCGCCCGCCAAGTGTCCAGTGAAGTGGTGTTCCTGCACCAGGGCCTGGTCGAAGAGCAAGGATCGCCACAGCAGGTGTTTGAAAACCCGCTTTCGGCGCGCTGCAAACAATTCATGTCCAGCAACCGCTAA
- a CDS encoding transporter substrate-binding domain-containing protein, which translates to MQNYKKFLLAAAVSMAFSATAMAETLKMGIEAAYPPFNNKDASGNVVGFDKDIGDALCAKMKVEKCEVYVSDWDGIIPALNAKKFDFLVSSLSITDERKQAVDFTDPYYSNKLQFIAPKATKDFKTDAAYLKGKVIGAQRATLAGTYLEDKLPETEAKLYDTQENAYLDLTSGRLDGMLADKYVQYEWLKSKDGSAYEFKGDPVVESDKIGIAVRKGDPLRERLNKALAEIKADGTYKKINDKYFPFSIE; encoded by the coding sequence ATGCAGAACTATAAAAAATTCCTTCTGGCTGCGGCCGTCTCGATGGCGTTCAGCGCCACGGCCATGGCAGAAACCTTGAAAATGGGGATCGAAGCGGCCTACCCGCCGTTCAACAATAAAGACGCCAGCGGCAACGTCGTCGGCTTCGACAAAGACATCGGCGACGCCCTGTGCGCCAAGATGAAAGTCGAGAAGTGCGAAGTGTATGTGTCCGACTGGGATGGCATCATCCCGGCCCTGAACGCCAAGAAGTTCGACTTCCTGGTGTCCTCGCTTTCCATCACCGATGAGCGCAAGCAGGCTGTCGATTTCACCGACCCGTACTACTCCAACAAGCTGCAGTTCATCGCGCCTAAAGCCACCAAGGACTTCAAGACCGACGCTGCCTACCTCAAAGGCAAAGTTATCGGTGCCCAGCGCGCAACGCTGGCCGGCACTTACCTGGAAGACAAGCTGCCTGAAACCGAAGCCAAGCTGTATGACACCCAGGAAAACGCCTACCTCGACCTGACCTCCGGCCGCCTCGATGGCATGCTGGCCGACAAGTACGTGCAGTACGAATGGCTCAAGAGCAAAGACGGTTCGGCCTACGAGTTCAAAGGCGACCCGGTTGTAGAAAGCGACAAGATCGGTATCGCCGTACGCAAGGGCGACCCACTGCGCGAGCGCCTGAACAAAGCCCTGGCAGAGATCAAGGCAGACGGCACCTACAAGAAGATCAACGACAAGTACTTCCCTTTCAGCATCGAATGA
- a CDS encoding ABC transporter permease, producing MNWAVIIKWLPKLAQGATLTLELVAIAVIAGLLLAIPLGIARSSRRWYVSALPYAYIFFFRGTPLLVQLFLVYYGLAQFDAVRESFMWPYLRDPFWCATATMTLHTAAYIAEILRGAIQAIPPGEIEAARALGMSKPKTLFYIILPRASRIGLPAYSNEVILMLKASALASTVTLLELTGMARTIIARTYLPVEIFFAAGLFYLLMAYILVRGFKLLERWLRVDACQGR from the coding sequence CTGAACTGGGCCGTGATCATCAAATGGCTGCCCAAACTGGCCCAGGGCGCGACCCTGACCCTGGAACTGGTAGCCATCGCCGTGATCGCCGGCCTGCTGCTGGCGATTCCGCTGGGCATCGCCCGCTCCTCGCGCCGCTGGTATGTCAGCGCGCTGCCTTACGCCTACATCTTCTTTTTCCGCGGCACGCCACTGCTGGTGCAGTTGTTCCTGGTCTATTACGGCCTGGCGCAATTTGACGCCGTGCGCGAGAGCTTCATGTGGCCGTATCTGCGCGATCCGTTCTGGTGTGCCACCGCCACCATGACCCTGCACACCGCCGCCTACATCGCCGAGATCCTGCGCGGCGCCATCCAGGCCATTCCGCCGGGTGAGATCGAAGCCGCACGCGCCCTGGGCATGTCCAAGCCCAAGACGCTGTTCTACATCATCCTGCCCCGCGCCTCACGCATCGGCCTGCCGGCGTACAGCAACGAAGTGATCCTGATGCTCAAGGCCAGCGCCCTGGCCAGTACCGTAACGCTGCTGGAATTGACCGGCATGGCGCGCACGATCATTGCCCGCACCTACTTGCCGGTGGAGATCTTCTTCGCCGCCGGGCTGTTCTACCTGCTGATGGCCTACATCCTGGTACGCGGCTTCAAATTGCTGGAACGCTGGCTGCGTGTCGATGCATGCCAGGGACGTTAG
- the yhjQ gene encoding cellulose synthase operon protein YhjQ: MSFTDELLVLFGKNVTRDAQGLNARLHFFGSIPVDDGTPFPSQIPSANEHTLPVDAVTSRPKVVALVSVNGGVGRSTLATALSSGLQRQGETVVALDLDPQNALRHHFGVSASLPGIGRTSLQNAQWNLIQQAGFAGCQVIPFGDTDTQQRENLQRWLKRDSNWLAQRLSTLGLTERHTLIIDTPAGNNVYSQQALSVADVVVVVAQADAASLGTLDQLEAMLAPHLGREYPPRVHFVINQLDDSNAFNLDMVEAFTQRLESAPLEVHRDMAISEALAFGTDPLDSRVMSLATDDINDLCRLLKAPKNRA; encoded by the coding sequence ATGAGCTTCACTGATGAGCTTTTGGTGCTGTTCGGCAAGAACGTCACTCGAGATGCCCAAGGGCTGAATGCACGGCTGCACTTTTTTGGCAGCATTCCCGTCGATGACGGCACCCCGTTTCCTTCACAAATCCCCAGTGCCAATGAACATACGCTGCCAGTGGATGCCGTAACATCGCGCCCGAAAGTGGTGGCGCTGGTGTCGGTCAATGGCGGCGTCGGTCGTAGTACGTTGGCCACTGCCTTGAGCAGCGGTTTGCAGCGACAAGGCGAAACCGTCGTGGCACTGGACCTGGACCCGCAGAACGCCTTGCGCCATCACTTCGGCGTCAGCGCTAGCTTGCCGGGCATTGGTCGCACTAGCTTGCAGAATGCACAGTGGAACCTGATCCAGCAGGCCGGGTTTGCCGGCTGCCAGGTGATCCCCTTTGGCGATACCGATACCCAGCAGCGCGAAAACCTGCAGCGCTGGCTTAAGCGTGATTCGAATTGGCTGGCGCAACGCCTTTCGACCTTGGGCCTGACTGAACGCCACACGCTGATCATCGACACCCCCGCCGGCAATAACGTGTACAGCCAACAAGCGCTGAGCGTGGCCGATGTGGTGGTGGTCGTCGCGCAGGCCGATGCAGCCTCACTGGGTACCCTGGACCAACTGGAGGCAATGCTGGCGCCACACCTTGGGCGTGAGTATCCGCCGCGCGTGCACTTTGTGATCAACCAGTTGGATGACAGCAATGCCTTCAACCTGGACATGGTCGAGGCGTTCACACAGCGATTGGAGAGCGCGCCGCTGGAAGTGCATCGCGATATGGCGATCAGCGAAGCCCTGGCCTTTGGCACTGACCCGTTGGACAGCCGCGTGATGAGTTTGGCCACTGACGATATCAACGACCTTTGCCGGCTGTTGAAGGCGCCGAAAAACCGCGCGTAA
- a CDS encoding DUF2790 domain-containing protein: MNPNNWNIFIAASLLALTFNAQASAKPDIQRVLSTVEDSSAACGVVNAHMTYLDSHGQKQVLDYSKFASNCADGS, encoded by the coding sequence ATGAACCCCAACAACTGGAACATCTTCATCGCCGCCAGTCTTCTGGCCCTCACCTTCAACGCCCAAGCCAGCGCGAAGCCGGATATCCAACGCGTACTGTCGACAGTCGAAGACAGCAGCGCCGCCTGCGGCGTGGTGAACGCACACATGACCTACCTGGATTCCCACGGGCAAAAACAAGTGCTGGACTACAGCAAATTCGCCAGCAATTGCGCCGACGGCAGCTAA
- a CDS encoding WYL domain-containing protein produces MSQAKDTLLRLFALLRLMPTEPQRIATSTLLEKLRDKGFSVTLRSVQRDLNRLSIPFSLQCDDSETPFRWSFTRDAPLKLEDMDTPTALALYLSERHLTTLLPQAVLDQLGPQFRRARNFLGGLGNNGLADWAKRVRTVPNGKTLLPASIAPQVWSEVSTGLLERRKLEVAYQSRSKSELKQFRLHPAGLVSRHAISYLVASVDGYDDLRQFALHRIREVRVLDEVAELHATFDVDDYIDTGIFNHRQADAQVELVADVHPQIAALLSETPLSSVQSLSDLPDHSWKRLHAQVSLDRDTLWWIFGLNDNIRVHAPQVWVDEISQKLNNLRTLYCDAVSTST; encoded by the coding sequence ATGTCTCAAGCGAAGGATACGCTCCTGCGGCTGTTCGCATTGCTGCGTCTGATGCCCACCGAGCCGCAGCGCATCGCCACCTCGACTCTGCTGGAAAAGCTCCGGGACAAGGGTTTTTCCGTGACGCTGCGCTCCGTTCAGCGCGATCTGAACCGATTGTCCATTCCCTTCTCGCTGCAGTGCGACGACAGTGAAACCCCCTTCCGCTGGAGTTTTACCCGCGACGCGCCGCTGAAACTGGAAGACATGGACACCCCGACAGCGCTGGCGCTCTACCTCTCCGAACGACATCTCACCACACTGCTCCCGCAAGCTGTTCTGGACCAGCTCGGCCCCCAATTCAGGCGCGCCCGAAATTTTCTGGGCGGTCTGGGTAACAACGGCCTGGCGGATTGGGCAAAGCGGGTCCGAACGGTTCCCAACGGAAAAACCTTACTGCCTGCCAGCATTGCACCGCAGGTCTGGAGTGAGGTTTCAACCGGCTTGCTGGAGCGCCGGAAACTGGAAGTGGCGTATCAGAGCCGCAGCAAAAGCGAACTCAAGCAGTTCCGTCTGCACCCCGCCGGATTGGTGTCGCGACACGCCATCAGCTACTTGGTGGCATCGGTTGACGGCTACGACGATCTTCGCCAGTTCGCCCTGCATCGCATTCGCGAGGTCAGGGTGCTGGATGAAGTGGCGGAGTTGCACGCCACGTTCGACGTCGACGACTACATCGACACAGGGATTTTCAACCATCGACAAGCCGATGCGCAGGTCGAACTGGTCGCCGACGTTCACCCGCAGATCGCCGCCCTGCTCAGTGAGACACCGCTGAGCAGCGTGCAGAGCCTCAGCGACCTCCCTGACCACAGCTGGAAACGCTTGCACGCTCAAGTGTCGCTAGACCGGGACACGCTTTGGTGGATTTTTGGGCTCAACGACAACATTCGGGTCCATGCGCCACAGGTCTGGGTCGATGAGATCAGCCAGAAGTTGAACAACTTGCGAACCCTCTATTGCGACGCCGTCTCAACAAGCACCTGA